From Camelus dromedarius isolate mCamDro1 chromosome X, mCamDro1.pat, whole genome shotgun sequence, one genomic window encodes:
- the KLHL13 gene encoding kelch-like protein 13 isoform X3: MPLKWKTSSPAIWKFPVPVLKTSRSTPLSPAYISLVEEEDQHMKLSLGSSEMGLSSHLQSSKAGTTRIFTSNTHSSVVLQGFDQLRLEGLLCDVTLMPGDTDDAFPVHRVMMASASDYFKAMFTGGMKEQDLMCIKLHGVSKVGLRKIIDFIYTAKLSLNMDNLQDTLEAASFLQILPVLDFCKVFLISGVTLDNCVEVGRIANTYNLTEVDKYVNSFVLKNFPALLSTGEFLKLPFERLAFVLSSNSLKHCTELELFKATCRWLRLEEPRMDFAAKLMKNIRFPLMTPQELINYVQTVDFMRTDNTCVNLLLEASNYQMMPYMQPVMQSDRTAIRSDTTHLVTLGGVLRQQLVVSKELRMYDEKAHEWKSLAPMDAPRYQHGIAVIGNFLYVVGGQSNYDTKGKTAVDTVFRFDPRYNKWMQVASLNEKRTFFHLSALKGYLYAVGGRNAAGELPTVECYNPRTNEWTYVAKMSEPHYGHAGTVYGGVMYISGGITHDTFQKELMCFDPDTDKWIQKAPMTTVRGLHCMCTVGERLYVIGGNHFRGTSDYDDVLSCEYYSPILDQWTPIAAMLRGQSDVGVAVFENKIYVVGGYSWNNRCMVEIVQKYDPDKDEWHKVFDLPESLGGIRACTLTVFPPEETTPSPSRESPLSAP; encoded by the exons aTCTCTAGTGGAAGAGGAAGACCAGCACATGAAATTGTCCCTTGGAAGCAGCGAAATGGGCCTCTCATCCCATTTGCAGTCTTCCAAGGCAGGAACCACACGCATCTTTACCAGCAATACCCACAGTTCTGTGGTGTTACAG GGATTTGACCAACTCCGACTTGAAGGATTGCTCTGTGATGTGACCTTGATGCCAGGGGACACAGATGATGCTTTCCCCGTGCACAGAGTCATGATGGCCTCTGCTAGTGATTACTTCAAGGCCATGTTCACAG GTGGAATGAAAGAACAAGATTTGATGTGCATTAAGCTTCATGGCGTGAGCAAAGTCGGTTTAAGGAAAATTATTGATTTCATTTACACCGCAAAGCTTTCTCTTAATATGGACAACCTTCAAGACACACTGGAAGCTGCCAGTTTTCTCCAGATTCTACCGGTTTTGGACTTCTGCAAAGTATTTCTCATATCTGGG GTCACTTTAGACAATTGTGTTGAAGTCGGGCGGATTGCCAACACCTACAACCTGACTGAAGTGGATAAATACGTTAACAGTTTCGTCTTGAAGAATTTTCCTGCATTGCTGAGCACCGGGGAGTTTCTGAAACTCCCTTTCGAACGCCTTGCCTTCGTGCTTTCCAGTAATAGCCTTAAGCACTGCACTGAACTTGAGCTCTTTAAGGCTACCTGTCGCTGGCTTCGCCTGGAAGAGCCTCGGATGGACTTTgctgcaaaattaatgaaaaacatACGATTTCCGCTGATGACACCACAGGAGCTCATTAACTACGTGCAAACCGTGGATTTCATGAGAACTGACAATACTTGTGTGAATCTCCTTTTGGAAGCCAGCAATTACCAAATGATGCCATACATGCAGCCGGTGATGCAGTCAGACAGGACTGCCATTCGGTCTGACACCACGCATTTGGTTACACTAGGAGGAGTGCTGAGGCAGCAGCTGGTTGTCAGCAAGGAATTGCGCATGTATGATGAGAAGGCCCACGAATGGAAATCCTTAGCCCCCATGGATGCCCCGAGGTACCAGCATGGCATCGCCGTCATTGGCAATTTCCTCTACGTCGTCGGTGGACAGAGTAATTatgacacaaaaggaaaaacggCAGTTGATACCGTCTTCAGATTTGATCCTCGATACAATAAGTGGATGCAAGTTGCATCTTTAAATGAAAAGCGCACCTTCTTCCACCTAAGTGCCCTCAAAGGATACCTGTATGCGGTTGGTGGGCGGAATGCAGCTGGTGAACTGC ctACAGTAGAATGTTACAATCCAAGGACCAATGAATGGACCTATGTTGCCAAAATGAGTGAGCCCCATTATGGTCATGCTGGAACTGTGTATGGAGGTGTAATGTATATTTCAG GAGGAATTACTCATGACACTTTCCAAAAGGAGCTCATGTGCTTTGACCCCGATACTGACAAGTGGATCCAGAAGGCGCCGATGACCACTGTCAGAGGTCTGCATTGCATGTGTACAGTGGGAGAAAGGCTCTATGTCATCGGTGGCAATCACTTCAGAGGAACAAGTGATTATGATGATGTCCTAAGCTGTGAATACTACTCACCTATCCTTGACCAGTGGACCCCAATTGCTGCCATGTTAAGAGGGCAGAGTGATGTAGGGGTCGCTgtctttgaaaacaaaatctaCGTCGTTGGTGGGTATTCGTGGAATAATCGTTGTATGGTAGAGATAGTGCAGAAATATGATCCAGATAAAGATGAATGGCATAAGGTTTTTGATCTCCCAGAGTCCCTAGGTGGCATCCGAGCTTGCACGCTCACGGTTTTTCCACCTGAAGAAACCACACCATCACCTTCTAGAGAGTCCCCTCTTTCTGCTCCTTAA
- the KLHL13 gene encoding kelch-like protein 13 isoform X4, giving the protein MLRFISHLYCCSSKEECSEDDKCILSRSLVEEEDQHMKLSLGSSEMGLSSHLQSSKAGTTRIFTSNTHSSVVLQGFDQLRLEGLLCDVTLMPGDTDDAFPVHRVMMASASDYFKAMFTGGMKEQDLMCIKLHGVSKVGLRKIIDFIYTAKLSLNMDNLQDTLEAASFLQILPVLDFCKVFLISGVTLDNCVEVGRIANTYNLTEVDKYVNSFVLKNFPALLSTGEFLKLPFERLAFVLSSNSLKHCTELELFKATCRWLRLEEPRMDFAAKLMKNIRFPLMTPQELINYVQTVDFMRTDNTCVNLLLEASNYQMMPYMQPVMQSDRTAIRSDTTHLVTLGGVLRQQLVVSKELRMYDEKAHEWKSLAPMDAPRYQHGIAVIGNFLYVVGGQSNYDTKGKTAVDTVFRFDPRYNKWMQVASLNEKRTFFHLSALKGYLYAVGGRNAAGELPTVECYNPRTNEWTYVAKMSEPHYGHAGTVYGGVMYISGGITHDTFQKELMCFDPDTDKWIQKAPMTTVRGLHCMCTVGERLYVIGGNHFRGTSDYDDVLSCEYYSPILDQWTPIAAMLRGQSDVGVAVFENKIYVVGGYSWNNRCMVEIVQKYDPDKDEWHKVFDLPESLGGIRACTLTVFPPEETTPSPSRESPLSAP; this is encoded by the exons aTCTCTAGTGGAAGAGGAAGACCAGCACATGAAATTGTCCCTTGGAAGCAGCGAAATGGGCCTCTCATCCCATTTGCAGTCTTCCAAGGCAGGAACCACACGCATCTTTACCAGCAATACCCACAGTTCTGTGGTGTTACAG GGATTTGACCAACTCCGACTTGAAGGATTGCTCTGTGATGTGACCTTGATGCCAGGGGACACAGATGATGCTTTCCCCGTGCACAGAGTCATGATGGCCTCTGCTAGTGATTACTTCAAGGCCATGTTCACAG GTGGAATGAAAGAACAAGATTTGATGTGCATTAAGCTTCATGGCGTGAGCAAAGTCGGTTTAAGGAAAATTATTGATTTCATTTACACCGCAAAGCTTTCTCTTAATATGGACAACCTTCAAGACACACTGGAAGCTGCCAGTTTTCTCCAGATTCTACCGGTTTTGGACTTCTGCAAAGTATTTCTCATATCTGGG GTCACTTTAGACAATTGTGTTGAAGTCGGGCGGATTGCCAACACCTACAACCTGACTGAAGTGGATAAATACGTTAACAGTTTCGTCTTGAAGAATTTTCCTGCATTGCTGAGCACCGGGGAGTTTCTGAAACTCCCTTTCGAACGCCTTGCCTTCGTGCTTTCCAGTAATAGCCTTAAGCACTGCACTGAACTTGAGCTCTTTAAGGCTACCTGTCGCTGGCTTCGCCTGGAAGAGCCTCGGATGGACTTTgctgcaaaattaatgaaaaacatACGATTTCCGCTGATGACACCACAGGAGCTCATTAACTACGTGCAAACCGTGGATTTCATGAGAACTGACAATACTTGTGTGAATCTCCTTTTGGAAGCCAGCAATTACCAAATGATGCCATACATGCAGCCGGTGATGCAGTCAGACAGGACTGCCATTCGGTCTGACACCACGCATTTGGTTACACTAGGAGGAGTGCTGAGGCAGCAGCTGGTTGTCAGCAAGGAATTGCGCATGTATGATGAGAAGGCCCACGAATGGAAATCCTTAGCCCCCATGGATGCCCCGAGGTACCAGCATGGCATCGCCGTCATTGGCAATTTCCTCTACGTCGTCGGTGGACAGAGTAATTatgacacaaaaggaaaaacggCAGTTGATACCGTCTTCAGATTTGATCCTCGATACAATAAGTGGATGCAAGTTGCATCTTTAAATGAAAAGCGCACCTTCTTCCACCTAAGTGCCCTCAAAGGATACCTGTATGCGGTTGGTGGGCGGAATGCAGCTGGTGAACTGC ctACAGTAGAATGTTACAATCCAAGGACCAATGAATGGACCTATGTTGCCAAAATGAGTGAGCCCCATTATGGTCATGCTGGAACTGTGTATGGAGGTGTAATGTATATTTCAG GAGGAATTACTCATGACACTTTCCAAAAGGAGCTCATGTGCTTTGACCCCGATACTGACAAGTGGATCCAGAAGGCGCCGATGACCACTGTCAGAGGTCTGCATTGCATGTGTACAGTGGGAGAAAGGCTCTATGTCATCGGTGGCAATCACTTCAGAGGAACAAGTGATTATGATGATGTCCTAAGCTGTGAATACTACTCACCTATCCTTGACCAGTGGACCCCAATTGCTGCCATGTTAAGAGGGCAGAGTGATGTAGGGGTCGCTgtctttgaaaacaaaatctaCGTCGTTGGTGGGTATTCGTGGAATAATCGTTGTATGGTAGAGATAGTGCAGAAATATGATCCAGATAAAGATGAATGGCATAAGGTTTTTGATCTCCCAGAGTCCCTAGGTGGCATCCGAGCTTGCACGCTCACGGTTTTTCCACCTGAAGAAACCACACCATCACCTTCTAGAGAGTCCCCTCTTTCTGCTCCTTAA
- the KLHL13 gene encoding kelch-like protein 13 isoform X1 has protein sequence MDHLHRGESVAAILRNRSLVEEEDQHMKLSLGSSEMGLSSHLQSSKAGTTRIFTSNTHSSVVLQGFDQLRLEGLLCDVTLMPGDTDDAFPVHRVMMASASDYFKAMFTGGMKEQDLMCIKLHGVSKVGLRKIIDFIYTAKLSLNMDNLQDTLEAASFLQILPVLDFCKVFLISGVTLDNCVEVGRIANTYNLTEVDKYVNSFVLKNFPALLSTGEFLKLPFERLAFVLSSNSLKHCTELELFKATCRWLRLEEPRMDFAAKLMKNIRFPLMTPQELINYVQTVDFMRTDNTCVNLLLEASNYQMMPYMQPVMQSDRTAIRSDTTHLVTLGGVLRQQLVVSKELRMYDEKAHEWKSLAPMDAPRYQHGIAVIGNFLYVVGGQSNYDTKGKTAVDTVFRFDPRYNKWMQVASLNEKRTFFHLSALKGYLYAVGGRNAAGELPTVECYNPRTNEWTYVAKMSEPHYGHAGTVYGGVMYISGGITHDTFQKELMCFDPDTDKWIQKAPMTTVRGLHCMCTVGERLYVIGGNHFRGTSDYDDVLSCEYYSPILDQWTPIAAMLRGQSDVGVAVFENKIYVVGGYSWNNRCMVEIVQKYDPDKDEWHKVFDLPESLGGIRACTLTVFPPEETTPSPSRESPLSAP, from the exons aTCTCTAGTGGAAGAGGAAGACCAGCACATGAAATTGTCCCTTGGAAGCAGCGAAATGGGCCTCTCATCCCATTTGCAGTCTTCCAAGGCAGGAACCACACGCATCTTTACCAGCAATACCCACAGTTCTGTGGTGTTACAG GGATTTGACCAACTCCGACTTGAAGGATTGCTCTGTGATGTGACCTTGATGCCAGGGGACACAGATGATGCTTTCCCCGTGCACAGAGTCATGATGGCCTCTGCTAGTGATTACTTCAAGGCCATGTTCACAG GTGGAATGAAAGAACAAGATTTGATGTGCATTAAGCTTCATGGCGTGAGCAAAGTCGGTTTAAGGAAAATTATTGATTTCATTTACACCGCAAAGCTTTCTCTTAATATGGACAACCTTCAAGACACACTGGAAGCTGCCAGTTTTCTCCAGATTCTACCGGTTTTGGACTTCTGCAAAGTATTTCTCATATCTGGG GTCACTTTAGACAATTGTGTTGAAGTCGGGCGGATTGCCAACACCTACAACCTGACTGAAGTGGATAAATACGTTAACAGTTTCGTCTTGAAGAATTTTCCTGCATTGCTGAGCACCGGGGAGTTTCTGAAACTCCCTTTCGAACGCCTTGCCTTCGTGCTTTCCAGTAATAGCCTTAAGCACTGCACTGAACTTGAGCTCTTTAAGGCTACCTGTCGCTGGCTTCGCCTGGAAGAGCCTCGGATGGACTTTgctgcaaaattaatgaaaaacatACGATTTCCGCTGATGACACCACAGGAGCTCATTAACTACGTGCAAACCGTGGATTTCATGAGAACTGACAATACTTGTGTGAATCTCCTTTTGGAAGCCAGCAATTACCAAATGATGCCATACATGCAGCCGGTGATGCAGTCAGACAGGACTGCCATTCGGTCTGACACCACGCATTTGGTTACACTAGGAGGAGTGCTGAGGCAGCAGCTGGTTGTCAGCAAGGAATTGCGCATGTATGATGAGAAGGCCCACGAATGGAAATCCTTAGCCCCCATGGATGCCCCGAGGTACCAGCATGGCATCGCCGTCATTGGCAATTTCCTCTACGTCGTCGGTGGACAGAGTAATTatgacacaaaaggaaaaacggCAGTTGATACCGTCTTCAGATTTGATCCTCGATACAATAAGTGGATGCAAGTTGCATCTTTAAATGAAAAGCGCACCTTCTTCCACCTAAGTGCCCTCAAAGGATACCTGTATGCGGTTGGTGGGCGGAATGCAGCTGGTGAACTGC ctACAGTAGAATGTTACAATCCAAGGACCAATGAATGGACCTATGTTGCCAAAATGAGTGAGCCCCATTATGGTCATGCTGGAACTGTGTATGGAGGTGTAATGTATATTTCAG GAGGAATTACTCATGACACTTTCCAAAAGGAGCTCATGTGCTTTGACCCCGATACTGACAAGTGGATCCAGAAGGCGCCGATGACCACTGTCAGAGGTCTGCATTGCATGTGTACAGTGGGAGAAAGGCTCTATGTCATCGGTGGCAATCACTTCAGAGGAACAAGTGATTATGATGATGTCCTAAGCTGTGAATACTACTCACCTATCCTTGACCAGTGGACCCCAATTGCTGCCATGTTAAGAGGGCAGAGTGATGTAGGGGTCGCTgtctttgaaaacaaaatctaCGTCGTTGGTGGGTATTCGTGGAATAATCGTTGTATGGTAGAGATAGTGCAGAAATATGATCCAGATAAAGATGAATGGCATAAGGTTTTTGATCTCCCAGAGTCCCTAGGTGGCATCCGAGCTTGCACGCTCACGGTTTTTCCACCTGAAGAAACCACACCATCACCTTCTAGAGAGTCCCCTCTTTCTGCTCCTTAA
- the KLHL13 gene encoding kelch-like protein 13 isoform X5, protein MRRRQLSLKQADFKDIFKKSTSGSLVEEEDQHMKLSLGSSEMGLSSHLQSSKAGTTRIFTSNTHSSVVLQGFDQLRLEGLLCDVTLMPGDTDDAFPVHRVMMASASDYFKAMFTGGMKEQDLMCIKLHGVSKVGLRKIIDFIYTAKLSLNMDNLQDTLEAASFLQILPVLDFCKVFLISGVTLDNCVEVGRIANTYNLTEVDKYVNSFVLKNFPALLSTGEFLKLPFERLAFVLSSNSLKHCTELELFKATCRWLRLEEPRMDFAAKLMKNIRFPLMTPQELINYVQTVDFMRTDNTCVNLLLEASNYQMMPYMQPVMQSDRTAIRSDTTHLVTLGGVLRQQLVVSKELRMYDEKAHEWKSLAPMDAPRYQHGIAVIGNFLYVVGGQSNYDTKGKTAVDTVFRFDPRYNKWMQVASLNEKRTFFHLSALKGYLYAVGGRNAAGELPTVECYNPRTNEWTYVAKMSEPHYGHAGTVYGGVMYISGGITHDTFQKELMCFDPDTDKWIQKAPMTTVRGLHCMCTVGERLYVIGGNHFRGTSDYDDVLSCEYYSPILDQWTPIAAMLRGQSDVGVAVFENKIYVVGGYSWNNRCMVEIVQKYDPDKDEWHKVFDLPESLGGIRACTLTVFPPEETTPSPSRESPLSAP, encoded by the exons aTCTCTAGTGGAAGAGGAAGACCAGCACATGAAATTGTCCCTTGGAAGCAGCGAAATGGGCCTCTCATCCCATTTGCAGTCTTCCAAGGCAGGAACCACACGCATCTTTACCAGCAATACCCACAGTTCTGTGGTGTTACAG GGATTTGACCAACTCCGACTTGAAGGATTGCTCTGTGATGTGACCTTGATGCCAGGGGACACAGATGATGCTTTCCCCGTGCACAGAGTCATGATGGCCTCTGCTAGTGATTACTTCAAGGCCATGTTCACAG GTGGAATGAAAGAACAAGATTTGATGTGCATTAAGCTTCATGGCGTGAGCAAAGTCGGTTTAAGGAAAATTATTGATTTCATTTACACCGCAAAGCTTTCTCTTAATATGGACAACCTTCAAGACACACTGGAAGCTGCCAGTTTTCTCCAGATTCTACCGGTTTTGGACTTCTGCAAAGTATTTCTCATATCTGGG GTCACTTTAGACAATTGTGTTGAAGTCGGGCGGATTGCCAACACCTACAACCTGACTGAAGTGGATAAATACGTTAACAGTTTCGTCTTGAAGAATTTTCCTGCATTGCTGAGCACCGGGGAGTTTCTGAAACTCCCTTTCGAACGCCTTGCCTTCGTGCTTTCCAGTAATAGCCTTAAGCACTGCACTGAACTTGAGCTCTTTAAGGCTACCTGTCGCTGGCTTCGCCTGGAAGAGCCTCGGATGGACTTTgctgcaaaattaatgaaaaacatACGATTTCCGCTGATGACACCACAGGAGCTCATTAACTACGTGCAAACCGTGGATTTCATGAGAACTGACAATACTTGTGTGAATCTCCTTTTGGAAGCCAGCAATTACCAAATGATGCCATACATGCAGCCGGTGATGCAGTCAGACAGGACTGCCATTCGGTCTGACACCACGCATTTGGTTACACTAGGAGGAGTGCTGAGGCAGCAGCTGGTTGTCAGCAAGGAATTGCGCATGTATGATGAGAAGGCCCACGAATGGAAATCCTTAGCCCCCATGGATGCCCCGAGGTACCAGCATGGCATCGCCGTCATTGGCAATTTCCTCTACGTCGTCGGTGGACAGAGTAATTatgacacaaaaggaaaaacggCAGTTGATACCGTCTTCAGATTTGATCCTCGATACAATAAGTGGATGCAAGTTGCATCTTTAAATGAAAAGCGCACCTTCTTCCACCTAAGTGCCCTCAAAGGATACCTGTATGCGGTTGGTGGGCGGAATGCAGCTGGTGAACTGC ctACAGTAGAATGTTACAATCCAAGGACCAATGAATGGACCTATGTTGCCAAAATGAGTGAGCCCCATTATGGTCATGCTGGAACTGTGTATGGAGGTGTAATGTATATTTCAG GAGGAATTACTCATGACACTTTCCAAAAGGAGCTCATGTGCTTTGACCCCGATACTGACAAGTGGATCCAGAAGGCGCCGATGACCACTGTCAGAGGTCTGCATTGCATGTGTACAGTGGGAGAAAGGCTCTATGTCATCGGTGGCAATCACTTCAGAGGAACAAGTGATTATGATGATGTCCTAAGCTGTGAATACTACTCACCTATCCTTGACCAGTGGACCCCAATTGCTGCCATGTTAAGAGGGCAGAGTGATGTAGGGGTCGCTgtctttgaaaacaaaatctaCGTCGTTGGTGGGTATTCGTGGAATAATCGTTGTATGGTAGAGATAGTGCAGAAATATGATCCAGATAAAGATGAATGGCATAAGGTTTTTGATCTCCCAGAGTCCCTAGGTGGCATCCGAGCTTGCACGCTCACGGTTTTTCCACCTGAAGAAACCACACCATCACCTTCTAGAGAGTCCCCTCTTTCTGCTCCTTAA
- the KLHL13 gene encoding kelch-like protein 13 isoform X2, which yields MMRVQTLREKWAYWRRRQLSLKQADFKDIFKKSTSGSLVEEEDQHMKLSLGSSEMGLSSHLQSSKAGTTRIFTSNTHSSVVLQGFDQLRLEGLLCDVTLMPGDTDDAFPVHRVMMASASDYFKAMFTGGMKEQDLMCIKLHGVSKVGLRKIIDFIYTAKLSLNMDNLQDTLEAASFLQILPVLDFCKVFLISGVTLDNCVEVGRIANTYNLTEVDKYVNSFVLKNFPALLSTGEFLKLPFERLAFVLSSNSLKHCTELELFKATCRWLRLEEPRMDFAAKLMKNIRFPLMTPQELINYVQTVDFMRTDNTCVNLLLEASNYQMMPYMQPVMQSDRTAIRSDTTHLVTLGGVLRQQLVVSKELRMYDEKAHEWKSLAPMDAPRYQHGIAVIGNFLYVVGGQSNYDTKGKTAVDTVFRFDPRYNKWMQVASLNEKRTFFHLSALKGYLYAVGGRNAAGELPTVECYNPRTNEWTYVAKMSEPHYGHAGTVYGGVMYISGGITHDTFQKELMCFDPDTDKWIQKAPMTTVRGLHCMCTVGERLYVIGGNHFRGTSDYDDVLSCEYYSPILDQWTPIAAMLRGQSDVGVAVFENKIYVVGGYSWNNRCMVEIVQKYDPDKDEWHKVFDLPESLGGIRACTLTVFPPEETTPSPSRESPLSAP from the exons aTCTCTAGTGGAAGAGGAAGACCAGCACATGAAATTGTCCCTTGGAAGCAGCGAAATGGGCCTCTCATCCCATTTGCAGTCTTCCAAGGCAGGAACCACACGCATCTTTACCAGCAATACCCACAGTTCTGTGGTGTTACAG GGATTTGACCAACTCCGACTTGAAGGATTGCTCTGTGATGTGACCTTGATGCCAGGGGACACAGATGATGCTTTCCCCGTGCACAGAGTCATGATGGCCTCTGCTAGTGATTACTTCAAGGCCATGTTCACAG GTGGAATGAAAGAACAAGATTTGATGTGCATTAAGCTTCATGGCGTGAGCAAAGTCGGTTTAAGGAAAATTATTGATTTCATTTACACCGCAAAGCTTTCTCTTAATATGGACAACCTTCAAGACACACTGGAAGCTGCCAGTTTTCTCCAGATTCTACCGGTTTTGGACTTCTGCAAAGTATTTCTCATATCTGGG GTCACTTTAGACAATTGTGTTGAAGTCGGGCGGATTGCCAACACCTACAACCTGACTGAAGTGGATAAATACGTTAACAGTTTCGTCTTGAAGAATTTTCCTGCATTGCTGAGCACCGGGGAGTTTCTGAAACTCCCTTTCGAACGCCTTGCCTTCGTGCTTTCCAGTAATAGCCTTAAGCACTGCACTGAACTTGAGCTCTTTAAGGCTACCTGTCGCTGGCTTCGCCTGGAAGAGCCTCGGATGGACTTTgctgcaaaattaatgaaaaacatACGATTTCCGCTGATGACACCACAGGAGCTCATTAACTACGTGCAAACCGTGGATTTCATGAGAACTGACAATACTTGTGTGAATCTCCTTTTGGAAGCCAGCAATTACCAAATGATGCCATACATGCAGCCGGTGATGCAGTCAGACAGGACTGCCATTCGGTCTGACACCACGCATTTGGTTACACTAGGAGGAGTGCTGAGGCAGCAGCTGGTTGTCAGCAAGGAATTGCGCATGTATGATGAGAAGGCCCACGAATGGAAATCCTTAGCCCCCATGGATGCCCCGAGGTACCAGCATGGCATCGCCGTCATTGGCAATTTCCTCTACGTCGTCGGTGGACAGAGTAATTatgacacaaaaggaaaaacggCAGTTGATACCGTCTTCAGATTTGATCCTCGATACAATAAGTGGATGCAAGTTGCATCTTTAAATGAAAAGCGCACCTTCTTCCACCTAAGTGCCCTCAAAGGATACCTGTATGCGGTTGGTGGGCGGAATGCAGCTGGTGAACTGC ctACAGTAGAATGTTACAATCCAAGGACCAATGAATGGACCTATGTTGCCAAAATGAGTGAGCCCCATTATGGTCATGCTGGAACTGTGTATGGAGGTGTAATGTATATTTCAG GAGGAATTACTCATGACACTTTCCAAAAGGAGCTCATGTGCTTTGACCCCGATACTGACAAGTGGATCCAGAAGGCGCCGATGACCACTGTCAGAGGTCTGCATTGCATGTGTACAGTGGGAGAAAGGCTCTATGTCATCGGTGGCAATCACTTCAGAGGAACAAGTGATTATGATGATGTCCTAAGCTGTGAATACTACTCACCTATCCTTGACCAGTGGACCCCAATTGCTGCCATGTTAAGAGGGCAGAGTGATGTAGGGGTCGCTgtctttgaaaacaaaatctaCGTCGTTGGTGGGTATTCGTGGAATAATCGTTGTATGGTAGAGATAGTGCAGAAATATGATCCAGATAAAGATGAATGGCATAAGGTTTTTGATCTCCCAGAGTCCCTAGGTGGCATCCGAGCTTGCACGCTCACGGTTTTTCCACCTGAAGAAACCACACCATCACCTTCTAGAGAGTCCCCTCTTTCTGCTCCTTAA